In the Apteryx mantelli isolate bAptMan1 chromosome 1, bAptMan1.hap1, whole genome shotgun sequence genome, one interval contains:
- the KRAS gene encoding GTPase KRas isoform X3 yields the protein MTEYKLVVVGAGGVGKSALTIQLIQNHFVDEYDPTIEDSYRKQVVIDGETCLLDILDTAGQEEYSAMRDQYMRTGEGFLCVFAINNTKSFEDIHHYREQIKRVKDSEDVPMVLVGNKCDLPSRTVDTKQAQDLARSYGIPFIETSAKTRQRVEDAFYTLVREIRQYRVKKISKEEKTPGVLMMPSIH from the exons ATGACAGAATATAAGCTTGTTGTCGTTGGAGCTGGTGGTGTAGGCAAGAGTGCCTTGACGATACAGCTAATTCAAAATCACTTTGTGGATGAATATGACCCTACAATAGAG gaCTCCTACAGGAAGCAAGTAGTAATTGATGGAGAAACATGTCTCTTGGATATTCTTGATACAGCAGGTCAAGAAGAATACAGTGCAATGAGGGACCAATATATGAGAACAGGGGAAGGCTTCCTGTGTGTATTTGCTATAAACAATACAAAGTCTTTTGAAGACATTCACCATTATAG agaacaaataaaaagagTTAAAGACTCTGAAGATGTCCCAATGGTGCTAGTAGGAAACAAATGTGATTTGCCTTCCAGAACAGTAGATACAAAACAAGCTCAGGATTTAGCAAGAAGTTACGGAATTCCTTTCATTGAAACATCAGCAAAGACAAGACAG AGAGTGGAGGATGCTTTTTATACATTGGTGCGAGAGATTCGACAGTACAGagtgaaaaaaatcagcaaagaagaaaagactccAGG
- the KRAS gene encoding GTPase KRas isoform X1, protein MTEYKLVVVGAGGVGKSALTIQLIQNHFVDEYDPTIEDSYRKQVVIDGETCLLDILDTAGQEEYSAMRDQYMRTGEGFLCVFAINNTKSFEDIHHYREQIKRVKDSEDVPMVLVGNKCDLPSRTVDTKQAQDLARSYGIPFIETSAKTRQRVEDAFYTLVREIRQYRVKKISKEEKTPGCVKIKKCLVM, encoded by the exons ATGACAGAATATAAGCTTGTTGTCGTTGGAGCTGGTGGTGTAGGCAAGAGTGCCTTGACGATACAGCTAATTCAAAATCACTTTGTGGATGAATATGACCCTACAATAGAG gaCTCCTACAGGAAGCAAGTAGTAATTGATGGAGAAACATGTCTCTTGGATATTCTTGATACAGCAGGTCAAGAAGAATACAGTGCAATGAGGGACCAATATATGAGAACAGGGGAAGGCTTCCTGTGTGTATTTGCTATAAACAATACAAAGTCTTTTGAAGACATTCACCATTATAG agaacaaataaaaagagTTAAAGACTCTGAAGATGTCCCAATGGTGCTAGTAGGAAACAAATGTGATTTGCCTTCCAGAACAGTAGATACAAAACAAGCTCAGGATTTAGCAAGAAGTTACGGAATTCCTTTCATTGAAACATCAGCAAAGACAAGACAG AGAGTGGAGGATGCTTTTTATACATTGGTGCGAGAGATTCGACAGTACAGagtgaaaaaaatcagcaaagaagaaaagactccAGGGTGcgtgaaaattaaaaaatgcctTGTAATGTAA